One Curtobacterium herbarum genomic window carries:
- a CDS encoding SDR family NAD(P)-dependent oxidoreductase, with translation MSRITTPFDATTTAAEVLRGIDLTGLRVIVTGGAAGVGAATSAALVGAGASVVLAVRRPEQGERTAGRLRADVPGASVEVRPLDLADRASVRAFVAGWTGPVDVVIGNAGVMATPELRTPEGWELQFATNHLGHHGLVTGLRDALRAGADRTGRAARVVALSSAGHHTAGIDLDDLMFERRPYDPWVAYGQSKTANALFAVEATRRWAADGIVANAVHPGGILTDLSRHLSHEQALAIGIVHEDGSPAEGFKTPEQGAATSVLVAASPLVEGVGGRYFEDCAEAVPASDDRPLVGVRPEALDPESAERLWDASDALLATR, from the coding sequence ATGTCCCGGATCACGACCCCGTTCGACGCCACGACCACCGCCGCGGAGGTCCTCCGCGGCATCGACCTCACGGGGCTGCGGGTCATCGTGACCGGCGGTGCCGCCGGGGTCGGTGCCGCGACCTCGGCCGCCCTGGTCGGTGCGGGGGCCTCGGTCGTCCTCGCCGTGCGGCGACCCGAGCAGGGGGAGCGGACGGCCGGACGACTCCGTGCCGACGTCCCCGGTGCCTCGGTCGAGGTCCGTCCGCTCGACCTCGCCGACCGTGCCTCCGTCCGCGCCTTCGTCGCCGGGTGGACCGGGCCGGTCGACGTCGTCATCGGCAACGCCGGCGTCATGGCGACCCCCGAGCTCCGGACGCCGGAGGGCTGGGAGCTGCAGTTCGCCACGAACCACCTCGGGCACCACGGCCTGGTCACCGGCCTCCGTGACGCCCTGCGTGCCGGGGCGGACCGGACCGGACGCGCCGCACGGGTCGTCGCGCTGAGCTCCGCGGGCCACCACACCGCCGGGATCGACCTCGACGACCTCATGTTCGAGCGGCGCCCCTACGACCCGTGGGTGGCCTACGGGCAGTCGAAGACCGCGAACGCGCTCTTCGCGGTGGAGGCCACCCGACGCTGGGCCGCGGACGGCATCGTCGCGAACGCCGTGCACCCCGGCGGCATCCTCACCGACCTCTCCCGGCACCTGTCGCACGAGCAGGCGCTCGCGATCGGCATCGTCCACGAGGACGGCTCGCCGGCCGAGGGCTTCAAGACCCCGGAGCAGGGCGCCGCGACCTCGGTGCTCGTGGCGGCGTCACCGCTCGTCGAGGGTGTCGGTGGCCGGTACTTCGAGGACTGCGCCGAGGCGGTGCCGGCGAGCGACGACCGGCCGCTCGTGGGAGTGCGCCCGGAGGCGCTGGACCCGGAGTCCGCCGAGCGGCTGTGGGACGCGAGCGACGCGTTGCTCGCCACGCGCTGA
- a CDS encoding TetR/AcrR family transcriptional regulator: MARWEPGARERLVIAAVDLFTEQGYDATTVTEIAERAGVTKSTFFRHFPDKRELLVAGQETLSLLLAEGITAAPEGASPLEAVAAGLERASGEMGPRNRELGPRLKAAVAASTELQERDALKSVGMAAAMTTALLERGVPETTAHLASEMGVLAFKQGYARWSEGERSDDDGLARHALDVLQELRTATAALG; the protein is encoded by the coding sequence ATGGCGCGATGGGAACCAGGGGCACGCGAACGGCTCGTCATCGCCGCCGTCGACCTGTTCACCGAGCAGGGCTACGACGCGACGACCGTCACCGAGATCGCCGAACGCGCCGGTGTCACGAAGAGCACCTTCTTCCGGCACTTCCCCGACAAGCGCGAGCTCCTCGTCGCCGGGCAGGAGACCCTGAGCCTCCTGCTCGCCGAGGGGATCACGGCAGCGCCGGAGGGCGCCAGCCCGCTGGAGGCCGTGGCCGCCGGACTCGAACGGGCCTCGGGCGAGATGGGTCCGCGCAACCGCGAACTCGGTCCGCGCCTCAAGGCCGCCGTCGCAGCGAGCACGGAGCTGCAGGAGCGGGACGCGTTGAAGAGCGTCGGCATGGCCGCGGCGATGACGACCGCGCTGCTCGAGCGCGGGGTGCCCGAGACCACCGCGCACCTGGCGAGCGAGATGGGGGTCCTGGCGTTCAAGCAGGGCTACGCGCGCTGGTCAGAGGGCGAACGGAGCGACGACGACGGGCTCGCGCGTCATGCACTCGACGTCCTGCAGGAGCTGCGCACGGCGACGGCGGCGCTCGGCTGA
- a CDS encoding FAD-dependent monooxygenase, protein MQNRTAVVSGASIAGLSTAYWLRRTGWDVTVIERAPAFRDGGQNVDVRGVARDVLRRMGLFDAVKAANTTETGTVLVDGRGVVTAELPSDGAGGATAELEILRGDLARTVLDALPAGVTFVYGDSVSAVDDDADGVTLTTEAGRRLRADLFVIAEGVRSRTRATVFGEDVVDQRDLDVTMVFGTIPRTDRDDDRWRWHNAVRGRQVHLRPDPYGTIRAILAYSPGDDVIGLSREETLAVVRRRYDGVGWEAPRILDALDTSPDVYIDQLQQVRMSTWHRGHVVMAGDAGWCVTPMGGGGASLALTAGYVLAAQLADPTQDQEAALAAYESWMRPLVDDVQDLPRGLMAFAYPQSRLALALRGVVDRVLTSKPLRPLAAKLTQVAETDRELPVLVGR, encoded by the coding sequence ATGCAGAACCGCACCGCCGTCGTCTCCGGAGCCAGTATCGCTGGCCTGTCGACCGCCTACTGGCTCCGCCGGACCGGATGGGACGTGACCGTCATCGAACGCGCCCCCGCGTTCCGTGACGGTGGGCAGAACGTCGACGTCCGCGGGGTCGCACGCGACGTCCTCCGTCGGATGGGCCTCTTCGACGCCGTCAAGGCGGCGAACACCACCGAGACGGGCACGGTCCTCGTCGACGGCCGTGGCGTCGTCACGGCGGAACTGCCCTCCGACGGGGCCGGCGGTGCGACCGCGGAACTCGAGATCCTCCGCGGCGACCTCGCCCGGACGGTCCTCGACGCCCTGCCGGCCGGGGTCACCTTCGTGTACGGCGACAGTGTGTCCGCCGTCGACGACGACGCAGACGGGGTCACCCTGACGACCGAGGCCGGACGACGACTCCGGGCCGACCTCTTCGTCATCGCCGAGGGTGTCCGCTCCCGCACCCGGGCGACGGTCTTCGGCGAGGACGTCGTCGACCAGCGCGACCTCGACGTCACGATGGTCTTCGGCACGATCCCGCGGACCGACCGCGACGACGACCGCTGGCGGTGGCACAACGCCGTCCGCGGCCGCCAGGTCCACCTCCGGCCCGACCCCTACGGCACGATCCGGGCGATCCTCGCCTACTCGCCCGGGGACGACGTCATCGGGCTCAGCCGCGAGGAGACGCTGGCCGTCGTGCGACGCCGGTACGACGGCGTCGGGTGGGAGGCGCCGCGGATCCTCGACGCCCTCGACACGTCACCGGACGTCTACATCGACCAGCTCCAGCAGGTCCGGATGTCGACCTGGCACCGCGGGCACGTGGTGATGGCCGGCGACGCCGGGTGGTGCGTCACGCCGATGGGTGGTGGCGGCGCCTCCCTGGCGCTGACCGCCGGGTACGTCCTGGCCGCCCAGCTCGCCGACCCGACGCAGGACCAGGAGGCAGCACTGGCGGCGTACGAGTCGTGGATGCGCCCGCTGGTCGACGACGTGCAGGACCTGCCGCGCGGGCTCATGGCGTTCGCGTACCCGCAGTCCCGGCTGGCGCTCGCACTCCGCGGTGTCGTGGACCGGGTGCTGACGTCGAAGCCGCTCCGCCCGCTCGCGGCGAAGCTCACGCAGGTCGCCGAGACCGACCGCGAGCTGCCGGTGCTCGTCGGGCGCTGA
- a CDS encoding MarR family winged helix-turn-helix transcriptional regulator: MTNVFEAQWEASQVEAMEALRAWAVAFAELNQQMSSWLDLPTTDANALGQVLWADSSGDPLSPARLGQRIGMTSGSVTVLVDRLEAAGLLARSREHSDRRRVTLRPTPAARERARAFLEESSAEIAAAVQGSSAAELATSTAFIRKMAAAASGATTRLRAARS; encoded by the coding sequence ATGACGAACGTGTTCGAGGCGCAGTGGGAGGCGTCGCAGGTCGAGGCGATGGAGGCCCTCCGGGCATGGGCCGTGGCGTTCGCGGAACTCAACCAGCAGATGTCGTCCTGGCTCGACCTGCCCACGACCGACGCGAACGCGCTGGGGCAGGTGCTCTGGGCGGACTCGTCCGGGGATCCGCTCTCGCCCGCACGGCTCGGGCAGCGGATCGGCATGACCTCCGGCTCCGTCACCGTCCTGGTGGACCGCCTGGAGGCCGCCGGTCTGCTCGCACGCAGCCGTGAGCACAGCGACCGACGCCGGGTGACCCTGCGGCCCACGCCCGCGGCACGGGAGCGTGCGCGCGCGTTCCTGGAGGAGTCGAGCGCCGAGATCGCCGCTGCGGTGCAGGGCTCGTCCGCCGCCGAGCTCGCGACCTCGACGGCGTTCATCCGGAAGATGGCCGCGGCCGCGTCGGGCGCCACGACGAGGCTCCGGGCCGCACGCTCGTAG
- a CDS encoding SDR family oxidoreductase encodes MHVFVTGGTGTIGTAVVAELLTHGHTVLGLARSDASAATLTAAGAEPLHGSLTDLDALRAGAARADGVISLAFSRDYGSAEALEQGLAEERDAMATLGAALIGTDKPLVTVSGTPWVTGRASTEADPLPTEGPVASRAVAVTDLLALSSQGVRTSAVRMPRTVHEDGQGGFAGLLTDAARRSGIAGYPGDGEQRWPAVHARDAAALFRLALESAPGGTAWHAVADEGDRVLDIATVVGRRLGLPVQSVPNETFGPFGPIFAMDQPSSSAHTRQALGWEPKHPSLLEDLEALQP; translated from the coding sequence ATGCACGTCTTCGTCACCGGTGGCACCGGCACGATCGGCACCGCCGTCGTCGCCGAACTGCTCACCCACGGGCACACCGTCCTCGGGCTCGCCCGCTCGGACGCCTCCGCCGCCACCCTCACCGCTGCCGGAGCAGAACCACTGCACGGCTCCCTCACCGACCTCGACGCCCTGCGTGCCGGCGCCGCTCGGGCCGACGGGGTCATCAGCCTCGCCTTCAGCCGCGACTACGGCAGCGCCGAGGCACTCGAGCAGGGGCTGGCCGAGGAGCGCGACGCGATGGCGACCCTCGGTGCCGCGCTGATCGGCACGGACAAGCCGCTCGTCACCGTCTCGGGCACCCCGTGGGTGACGGGACGTGCCTCGACCGAGGCCGACCCACTGCCGACCGAGGGACCGGTCGCGAGCCGCGCGGTCGCCGTCACCGACCTGCTCGCACTGTCGTCGCAGGGCGTCCGGACCTCGGCCGTCCGGATGCCCCGCACGGTCCACGAGGACGGGCAGGGTGGCTTCGCCGGACTGCTCACCGACGCCGCTCGACGGTCCGGGATCGCCGGCTACCCGGGCGACGGCGAACAGCGCTGGCCCGCCGTGCACGCGCGCGACGCCGCTGCGCTGTTCCGGCTCGCGCTCGAGTCCGCACCCGGGGGCACCGCCTGGCACGCCGTCGCGGACGAGGGCGACCGGGTCCTCGACATCGCCACCGTCGTCGGGCGTCGCCTCGGCCTGCCGGTGCAGTCCGTCCCGAACGAGACGTTCGGCCCGTTCGGACCGATCTTCGCGATGGACCAGCCGTCCTCCAGTGCGCACACCCGGCAGGCGCTCGGATGGGAGCCGAAGCACCCGTCCCTGCTCGAGGACCTCGAGGCGCTGCAGCCCTGA
- a CDS encoding DUF4126 family protein, with protein sequence MSKKSRTTSTLTRALLLGVLSGGRSATPLAVLGLHHGDKDLRGEWQDWKTFDSSIGRAGLVVGAAGEIIGDKMPKTPNRIAFPALLGRIGAGAFAGLALGTTTKSGKSDLRIEGAILGAIGALVGSYVAWGARKAVASVLPDPVVAVAEDVAVIAGSRAVLRAD encoded by the coding sequence ATGTCGAAGAAGAGCCGGACCACCAGCACGCTGACGCGGGCACTGCTGCTCGGGGTCCTCAGCGGAGGCCGCTCCGCCACGCCGCTCGCCGTCCTCGGACTGCACCACGGCGACAAGGACCTGCGTGGTGAGTGGCAGGACTGGAAGACCTTCGACTCGTCGATCGGTCGCGCCGGCCTCGTCGTCGGCGCCGCGGGCGAGATCATCGGGGACAAGATGCCGAAGACCCCGAACCGGATCGCGTTCCCGGCCCTGCTCGGCCGCATCGGTGCGGGCGCGTTCGCCGGGCTCGCCCTCGGCACCACCACGAAGTCCGGCAAGTCCGACCTGCGCATCGAGGGTGCGATCCTCGGCGCGATCGGCGCGCTGGTCGGCTCCTACGTCGCCTGGGGCGCCCGCAAGGCCGTCGCCTCGGTCCTGCCGGACCCGGTCGTCGCCGTCGCCGAGGACGTCGCCGTCATCGCCGGCTCACGTGCGGTGCTGCGCGCCGACTGA
- a CDS encoding SGNH/GDSL hydrolase family protein — MQPRALRQPRVHEPRPGRRRRTLCVAGVFGAAALLGAGVVVVPGIAAAAEHPAVVGSAPDERGAGVVPAGTVRVDAERTWELDHTPNQVLTGPLGTAAPGAVRFAYAGDSITARPGSWLRDLAADPAVHALGGYAHSGYRAGQVAALMPAVPGADVLVVELGTNDVNQDVPAAHTIAAINALVARDGAPHVLVVDTPPSDHTTSLWGVDRRTGNAEMNRDLASDARHHGWTVVDPFAAVRTADGAYTPGTTLDGIHPTTAANTAIARRLARAIVAAGHSATTAASAAGTTAAGA, encoded by the coding sequence GTGCAACCACGTGCCCTCCGTCAGCCCCGCGTCCACGAGCCCCGTCCGGGTCGTCGCCGACGCACGCTGTGCGTCGCGGGGGTCTTCGGTGCTGCCGCCCTGCTCGGCGCGGGCGTGGTGGTGGTTCCGGGCATCGCCGCGGCGGCTGAACACCCGGCGGTCGTCGGGAGTGCGCCCGACGAGCGGGGAGCGGGCGTCGTCCCGGCGGGCACCGTCCGGGTCGACGCCGAGCGCACCTGGGAACTCGACCACACGCCGAACCAGGTGCTGACCGGGCCGCTCGGTACGGCAGCACCCGGTGCCGTGCGCTTCGCGTACGCCGGAGACTCGATCACCGCTCGCCCCGGTTCGTGGTTGCGCGACCTCGCCGCCGATCCTGCCGTCCACGCTCTCGGCGGGTACGCCCACAGCGGCTACCGCGCCGGCCAGGTCGCCGCGCTCATGCCCGCCGTGCCCGGAGCCGACGTCCTGGTCGTCGAGCTCGGCACGAACGACGTCAACCAGGACGTCCCGGCCGCCCACACGATCGCGGCGATCAACGCCCTGGTCGCCCGGGACGGCGCACCGCACGTCCTCGTCGTCGACACCCCGCCGTCCGACCACACGACGAGCCTGTGGGGCGTCGACCGGCGGACCGGGAACGCCGAGATGAACCGTGACCTGGCGAGCGACGCCCGGCACCACGGCTGGACGGTCGTCGACCCGTTCGCCGCCGTCCGCACCGCAGACGGCGCGTACACCCCGGGAACGACGCTCGACGGGATCCACCCGACGACGGCGGCCAACACCGCGATCGCGCGGCGGCTCGCCCGGGCGATCGTCGCCGCGGGCCACTCGGCGACCACCGCCGCGTCGGCCGCCGGCACGACCGCGGCCGGGGCCTGA
- a CDS encoding aldo/keto reductase, which translates to MQRRTLGRTGRETSVIGLGTWQFGGDWGPVAAEDAFAVMDAAAEAGTTLFDTADVYGDGRSEQLIGRWIAANPESGVTVATKMGRRVDQVPSNYVAANFRQWVDRSRENLGQDTLDLVQLHCPPTAVFADDAVHDALDALVADGSIAAYGVSVETADQALTAIARPGVASVQVILNAFRLKPLDRVLPAAREAGVAILARVPLASGLLTGKYTTETTFVPEDHRTYNREGQAFDQGETFSGVPFEDGVRAAQEFAASLPEGVSVPQAALAWVVAQEGVTAAIPGARNAEQARSNAAAGSLDLPDDLDATVHELYDRWFRATVHERW; encoded by the coding sequence ATGCAGCGACGCACACTGGGCCGTACCGGCCGTGAGACCTCCGTGATCGGACTCGGCACCTGGCAGTTCGGCGGTGACTGGGGGCCGGTCGCGGCCGAGGACGCCTTCGCCGTGATGGACGCCGCCGCCGAGGCCGGCACCACCCTGTTCGACACCGCCGACGTGTACGGCGACGGCCGGAGCGAGCAGCTCATCGGCCGCTGGATCGCCGCGAACCCGGAGTCCGGGGTGACGGTCGCGACGAAGATGGGCCGCCGGGTGGACCAGGTCCCGTCGAACTACGTGGCCGCGAACTTCCGACAGTGGGTGGACCGGTCGCGGGAGAACCTCGGCCAGGACACGCTCGACCTCGTCCAGCTGCACTGCCCGCCGACCGCGGTGTTCGCCGACGACGCCGTCCACGACGCCCTCGACGCCCTGGTCGCGGACGGCTCCATCGCGGCCTACGGCGTCAGCGTCGAGACCGCCGACCAGGCCCTCACCGCGATCGCCCGCCCGGGGGTCGCGAGCGTGCAGGTCATCCTCAACGCGTTCCGCCTCAAGCCGCTCGACCGCGTGCTGCCCGCCGCCCGGGAGGCCGGGGTCGCGATCCTGGCGCGCGTCCCGCTGGCCTCGGGGTTGCTGACCGGCAAGTACACGACCGAGACGACGTTCGTGCCGGAGGACCACCGCACCTACAACCGGGAGGGTCAGGCCTTCGACCAGGGCGAGACCTTCAGTGGCGTGCCGTTCGAGGACGGCGTCCGTGCGGCGCAGGAGTTCGCCGCGTCCCTGCCCGAGGGCGTCTCCGTCCCGCAGGCAGCGCTGGCGTGGGTGGTCGCGCAGGAGGGCGTGACCGCCGCGATCCCGGGTGCCCGGAACGCCGAGCAGGCCCGCTCGAACGCCGCCGCCGGGTCCCTCGACCTGCCGGACGACCTCGACGCGACCGTGCACGAGCTCTACGACCGGTGGTTCCGCGCGACGGTGCACGAGCGCTGGTGA